One part of the Arabidopsis thaliana chromosome 1 sequence genome encodes these proteins:
- the HLL gene encoding Ribosomal protein L14p/L23e family protein encodes MHSWGITCELCVLMISNSQQQHRTFIQMGTILKCVDNSCAKEVMCIQSLRGKKGARLGDIIVGSVKEANPIVQKKVKKDAIPKGKVKKGMVVYGVVVRAAMPKGRADGSQVKFDDNAIVVVGIKEKKGQNNSHGSKRKMEYNQPTGTRVFGPVPHEMRLRKQLKILSLAQHIV; translated from the coding sequence ATGCATTCGTGGGGTATAACCTGTGAATTGTGTGTCCTGATGATTTCCAATTCACAGCAACAACATAGGACATTCATTCAAATGGGGACGATTCTCAAATGCGTGGATAACTCGTGTGCTAAAGAGGTGATGTGCATTCAATCCCTGAGAGGTAAGAAAGGAGCAAGACTTGGCGATATCATTGTTGGTTCAGTGAAAGAAGCTAACCcaattgttcaaaaaaaagtaaagaaagacGCTATCCCAAAAGGTAAAGTGAAGAAAGGGATGGTCGTGTACGGTGTGGTTGTGCGTGCTGCGATGCCTAAAGGACGTGCTGATGGAAGCCAAGTCAAGTTTGATGACAATGCCATTGTAGTTGTTGGCATTAAGGAAAAGAAAGGGCAGAATAATTCACATGGTTCCAAGAGGAAAATGGAGTACAACCAACCGACTGGTACCCGAGTGTTTGGTCCTGTCCCGCACGAGATGCGCCTCAGGAAACAGCTCAAGATCCTTTCTTTGGCTCAGCACATTGTTTGA
- the HLL gene encoding Ribosomal protein L14p/L23e family protein (HUELLENLOS (HLL); FUNCTIONS IN: structural constituent of ribosome; INVOLVED IN: translation; LOCATED IN: ribosome, intracellular, large ribosomal subunit; EXPRESSED IN: 20 plant structures; EXPRESSED DURING: 11 growth stages; CONTAINS InterPro DOMAIN/s: Ribosomal protein L14, bacterial-type (InterPro:IPR005745), Ribosomal protein L14b/L23e (InterPro:IPR000218), Ribosomal protein L14 conserved site (InterPro:IPR019972); BEST Arabidopsis thaliana protein match is: Ribosomal protein L14p/L23e family protein (TAIR:AT5G46160.2); Has 9401 Blast hits to 9401 proteins in 3194 species: Archae - 306; Bacteria - 5487; Metazoa - 280; Fungi - 278; Plants - 760; Viruses - 0; Other Eukaryotes - 2290 (source: NCBI BLink).) → MATALASKLSKGRSLLGGLCNAFSGLMNSSSNGMMNGSILSQQQHRTFIQMGTILKCVDNSCAKEVMCIQSLRGKKGARLGDIIVGSVKEANPIVQKKVKKDAIPKGKVKKGMVVYGVVVRAAMPKGRADGSQVKFDDNAIVVVGIKEKKGQNNSHGSKRKMEYNQPTGTRVFGPVPHEMRLRKQLKILSLAQHIV, encoded by the exons ATGGCGACAGCTTTAGCTTCCAAGCTCTCCAAAG GACGTTCATTGCTTGGAGGTCTTTGCAATGCTTTCTCTGGTTTGATGAATTCCTCCTCCAATGGAATGATGAATGGAAGCATCCTCTCTCAG CAACAACATAGGACATTCATTCAAATGGGGACGATTCTCAAATGCGTGGATAACTCGTGTGCTAAAGAGGTGATGTGCATTCAATCCCTGAGAGGTAAGAAAGGAGCAAGACTTGGCGATATCATTGTTGGTTCAGTGAAAGAAGCTAACCcaattgttcaaaaaaaagtaaagaaagacGCTATCCCAAAAGGTAAAGTGAAGAAAGGGATGGTCGTGTACGGTGTGGTTGTGCGTGCTGCGATGCCTAAAGGACGTGCTGATGGAAGCCAAGTCAAGTTTGATGACAATGCCATTGTAGTTGTTGGCATTAAGGAAAAGAAAGGGCAGAATAATTCACATGGTTCCAAGAGGAAAATGGAGTACAACCAACCGACTGGTACCCGAGTGTTTGGTCCTGTCCCGCACGAGATGCGCCTCAGGAAACAGCTCAAGATCCTTTCTTTGGCTCAGCACATTGTTTGA